One window of the Rosa rugosa chromosome 3, drRosRugo1.1, whole genome shotgun sequence genome contains the following:
- the LOC133738116 gene encoding 5'-methylthioadenosine nucleosidase produces the protein MAPHGEKSDAAEDAMVSGAEKRPVSSVLIVIAMQTEALPVVNKFNLTEVPDSGFPKGVPWVRYHGFYKDLEINLVWPGKDESLGVDCVGTAPASLVTYASIQVLQPDLIINAGTAGGFKGKGACVGDIYLASDVAYHDRRIPIPVFDLYGVGLRLAYTTPSLQKELELKVGKLSTGNSLDMSPQDEASIVANDATVKDMEGAAVAYVADLLKVPAIFVKAVTDIVDGEKPTTEEFMQNLVAVTAALEQAVTKVIDFINGKCLSEL, from the exons ATGGCTCCTCACGGCGAAAAATCGGACGCTGCGGAGGACGCCATGGTTTCCGGAGCTGAGAAGCGCCCCGTTTCCTCCGTCCTCATCGTCATCG CTATGCAGACCGAGGCGCTTCCGGTGGTGAATAAGTTTAACCTCACTGAGGTCCCTGACTCCGG GTTTCCGAAAGGAGTTCCTTGGGTTCGGTATCATGGTTTTTACAAAGATCTTGAGATTAATCTAGTGTGGCCCGGAAAAGATGAATCTTTGG GGGTTGATTGTGTAGGCACAGCTCCTGCATCTCTTGTGACCTATGCTTCCATTCAAGTATTACAGCCAGACCTAATTATCAATGCAGGCACTGCTGGTGGCTTTAAG GGCAAAGGAGCATGCGTTGGTGACATTTATCTCGCATCTGATGTTGCTTACCATGATAGAAGGATACCTATTCCT GTTTTTGATTTATACGGAGTTGGCTTGCGACTCGCCTACACAACACCCAGTCTTCAAAAGGAACTTGAGCTAAAG GTTGGCAAGCTGTCTACTGGCAACTCTTTGGATATGTCTCCACAGGATGAAGCATCAATAGTTGCAAATGATGCTACCGTTAAAGACATGGAG GGTGCAGCCGTTGCCTATGTGGCAGATCTGTTGAAAGTCCCAGCAATATTTGTTAAAGCTGTGACTGATATAGTCGATGGTGAAAAACCAACTACAGAAGAATTCATGCAAAATTTGGTTGCAGTGACTGCTGCACTTGAACAGGCGGTCACCAAAGTTATTGATTTTATTAACGGAAAGTGCCTCTCCGAACTTTGa
- the LOC133739787 gene encoding COBRA-like protein 1 isoform X1, with the protein MAFISIPSNYLWPFALVLMIVVAMGSLSDCYDPLDPNGNITVIFDTYQWENDGYLAKVTIHNYFQYRHVDKPGWKLGWIWAQNEVIWSMKGAFATKQGNCSSFKSDIPHSCVKQPEIVDLMPDSSLENMSVDCCRGGLLDAWAINPSKSFSSFQIKVGNLHQNSFGTAPLNLTLMAPGLGYTCGPLLDVDPTVSLDIGGRRQVQVFRTWKTTCTYSSFIAAETPVCCVSLSTFYNPTITSCPLCSCGCRLADKTTETCMRTSFPSITNDIQSDPDVVKCTDHMCPVRVHWHIMSNYVDHWRVKLTITNYNYNKIFSDWNVLVQHPGFSQKTTIYSFNSTMLPAGFRDGVALFWGIPYFNTELISTKKDQVGSVSTEMLLKKDMDSFTFSNGWAFPRRLYFNGESCQMPLPDSFPTLPNGAVSNFAKPSHCLFLLLTFLTCQALLVPWL; encoded by the exons ATGGCATTCATCAGCATCCCCTCTAATTATTTGTGGCCTTTCGCACTAGTGTTGATGATAGTAGTTGCTATGGGCAGTTTATCAG ATTGCTATGATCCCTTGGATCCAAATGGAAATATAACAGTTATTTTCGACACTTACCAATGGGAAAATGATGGCTATTTG GCAAAAGTAACTATCCATAATTACTTCCAATATCGTCATGTAGACAAACCTGGTTGGAAGCTGGGATGGATATGGGCACAGAATGAGGTGATTTGGTCAATGAAGGGTGCCTTTGCCACCAAACAGGGAAACTGCTCATCCTTTAAGTCAGATATACCACACTCCTGTGTGAAACAGCCCGAAATAGTTGATCTCATGCCAGATTCTTCCCTAGAAAACATGTCAGTGGACTGCTGCCGTGGTGGCCTTCTTGATGCCTGGGCTATCAACCCCTCCAAGTCATTCTCTTCCTTTCAAATTAAAGTCGGAAATTTGCATCAAAATTCTTTTGGAACTGCACCTCTCAACCTTACTTTGATGGCACCAGGTCTTGGATACACTTGCGGACCACTTTTGGATGTCGATCCTACAGTTTCTTTGGATATTGGGGGTAGAAGACAAGTTCAAGTTTTCA GAACATGGAAAACAACATGCACTTATTCAAGTTTTATAGCTGCCGAAACACCGGTCTGTTGTGTTTCACTCTCTACATTCTACAATCCTACCATCACATCATGCCCCTTGTGTAGCTGTGGATGCAGATTAGCAGATAAAACTACAGAGACGTGCATGAG AACCAGTTTCCCGTCGATAACAAATGATATTCAAAGTGATCCTGATGTGGTGAAATGCACTGATCATATGTGCCCTGTTCGAGTTCATTGGCATATTATGAGCAACTATGTGGATCATTGGAGAGTAAAACTTACAATTACTAACTATAACTATAATAAAATCTTCTCGGACTGGAACGTACTGGTTCAGCATCCAGGTTTCAGCCAGAAGACAACGATATATAGTTTCAACAGTACAATGCTACCTGCTGGGTTTAGAG ATGGAGTTGCCCTCTTTTGGGGTATACCGTACTTTAACACCGAGCTGATTTCCACTAAGAAGGACCAAGTGGGTTCAGTCTCCACAGAAATGCTTTTGAAGAAGGACATGGACTCCTTCACATTCTCAAATGGATGGGCTTTCCCTAGGAGACTATATTTCAATGGAGAGAGCTGCCAGATGCCCCTACCAGACAGTTTCCCAACTTTACCAAATGGTGCTGTGTCCAATTTTGCAAAACCCTCACATTGTTTGTTCCTGCTTTTGACATTTTTGACTTGTCAGGCACTACTAGTTCCATGGCTTTGA
- the LOC133739787 gene encoding COBRA-like protein 1 isoform X2 — protein MKGAFATKQGNCSSFKSDIPHSCVKQPEIVDLMPDSSLENMSVDCCRGGLLDAWAINPSKSFSSFQIKVGNLHQNSFGTAPLNLTLMAPGLGYTCGPLLDVDPTVSLDIGGRRQVQVFRTWKTTCTYSSFIAAETPVCCVSLSTFYNPTITSCPLCSCGCRLADKTTETCMRTSFPSITNDIQSDPDVVKCTDHMCPVRVHWHIMSNYVDHWRVKLTITNYNYNKIFSDWNVLVQHPGFSQKTTIYSFNSTMLPAGFRDGVALFWGIPYFNTELISTKKDQVGSVSTEMLLKKDMDSFTFSNGWAFPRRLYFNGESCQMPLPDSFPTLPNGAVSNFAKPSHCLFLLLTFLTCQALLVPWL, from the exons ATGAAGGGTGCCTTTGCCACCAAACAGGGAAACTGCTCATCCTTTAAGTCAGATATACCACACTCCTGTGTGAAACAGCCCGAAATAGTTGATCTCATGCCAGATTCTTCCCTAGAAAACATGTCAGTGGACTGCTGCCGTGGTGGCCTTCTTGATGCCTGGGCTATCAACCCCTCCAAGTCATTCTCTTCCTTTCAAATTAAAGTCGGAAATTTGCATCAAAATTCTTTTGGAACTGCACCTCTCAACCTTACTTTGATGGCACCAGGTCTTGGATACACTTGCGGACCACTTTTGGATGTCGATCCTACAGTTTCTTTGGATATTGGGGGTAGAAGACAAGTTCAAGTTTTCA GAACATGGAAAACAACATGCACTTATTCAAGTTTTATAGCTGCCGAAACACCGGTCTGTTGTGTTTCACTCTCTACATTCTACAATCCTACCATCACATCATGCCCCTTGTGTAGCTGTGGATGCAGATTAGCAGATAAAACTACAGAGACGTGCATGAG AACCAGTTTCCCGTCGATAACAAATGATATTCAAAGTGATCCTGATGTGGTGAAATGCACTGATCATATGTGCCCTGTTCGAGTTCATTGGCATATTATGAGCAACTATGTGGATCATTGGAGAGTAAAACTTACAATTACTAACTATAACTATAATAAAATCTTCTCGGACTGGAACGTACTGGTTCAGCATCCAGGTTTCAGCCAGAAGACAACGATATATAGTTTCAACAGTACAATGCTACCTGCTGGGTTTAGAG ATGGAGTTGCCCTCTTTTGGGGTATACCGTACTTTAACACCGAGCTGATTTCCACTAAGAAGGACCAAGTGGGTTCAGTCTCCACAGAAATGCTTTTGAAGAAGGACATGGACTCCTTCACATTCTCAAATGGATGGGCTTTCCCTAGGAGACTATATTTCAATGGAGAGAGCTGCCAGATGCCCCTACCAGACAGTTTCCCAACTTTACCAAATGGTGCTGTGTCCAATTTTGCAAAACCCTCACATTGTTTGTTCCTGCTTTTGACATTTTTGACTTGTCAGGCACTACTAGTTCCATGGCTTTGA